One window from the genome of Paraclostridium sordellii encodes:
- a CDS encoding PTS sugar transporter subunit IIB → MNKKIYLFCSAGMSTSLLASKMQNVANQHKLPIEVEAFPYAEIDKIVEERNPDCILLGPQVKFMLKEVQAKFDEKTPVDVINSVDYGSMNGEKVLKTAIKMIKARQAK, encoded by the coding sequence ATGAACAAAAAAATATATTTATTCTGTAGTGCTGGAATGTCAACTAGTTTATTAGCAAGTAAGATGCAAAATGTTGCAAATCAACATAAATTACCAATAGAGGTTGAAGCGTTTCCATATGCTGAAATAGATAAAATAGTAGAAGAAAGAAATCCAGATTGCATATTATTAGGGCCACAAGTTAAGTTTATGCTAAAAGAAGTTCAGGCAAAATTTGATGAAAAAACACCTGTAGATGTTATAAATAGTGTTGATTATGGGTCAATGAATGGGGAGAAAGTTTTAAAAACTGCTATAAAGATGATAAAAGCACGTCAGGCTAAATAA
- a CDS encoding collagen-like domain-containing protein, translating to MHKKCDNKYCNINQCSSKYHYCDTFNEPEPVTPKFFFYPCEIDLYNNLKNCLCKTVGFKLSCSDCILRLKIMKVTPCSVYGKTSSGKGPICLKLSAIDYVDFGKEVYVNPLCNVNISEILTLPGSKGEKGEPGPQGPKGEKGEAGPQGPKGEKGEAGPQGPKGEKGEAGPQGPKGEKGEAGSQGPKGEKGEAGSQGPKGEKGEAGPQGPKGEKGEAGSQGPKGEKGEVGPSSKPAPVPYNPEKKKKLYTNKKDPYNK from the coding sequence ATGCATAAAAAATGTGACAACAAATATTGTAATATCAATCAATGTAGTTCTAAATATCATTATTGTGATACTTTTAATGAACCTGAGCCTGTAACACCTAAATTTTTCTTTTATCCTTGCGAGATAGATTTGTATAATAATTTAAAAAATTGCCTTTGTAAAACAGTTGGGTTTAAACTTTCTTGCAGTGATTGTATTTTACGTTTAAAAATAATGAAAGTTACACCTTGTAGCGTATATGGTAAAACTTCATCTGGAAAAGGTCCTATATGTTTAAAATTATCTGCTATTGATTATGTTGATTTTGGAAAAGAAGTTTATGTTAATCCTTTATGCAATGTAAATATATCTGAAATTTTAACATTACCTGGATCAAAAGGTGAAAAGGGTGAACCTGGTCCTCAAGGTCCTAAAGGTGAAAAAGGCGAAGCTGGCCCTCAAGGCCCTAAAGGTGAAAAAGGCGAAGCTGGTCCTCAAGGCCCTAAAGGTGAAAAAGGCGAAGCTGGTCCTCAAGGCCCTAAAGGTGAAAAAGGTGAAGCTGGTTCTCAAGGCCCTAAAGGTGAAAAAGGTGAAGCTGGTTCTCAAGGCCCTAAAGGTGAAAAAGGTGAAGCTGGTCCTCAAGGTCCTAAAGGTGAAAAAGGTGAAGCTGGTTCTCAAGGTCCTAAGGGTGAAAAAGGTGAAGTTGGTCCTTCATCAAAACCCGCTCCTGTGCCTTATAATCCTGAAAAGAAAAAGAAACTATATACTAATAAAAAAGATCCTTATAACAAATAA
- a CDS encoding GrdB-related putative oxidoreductase, protein MKNLTKVVLILDQIQAGAGGKEKANIPPGGKTTPLGPGVMMEKFLKEYDSKIIASLYCGDEFFINNEEEVSAKMVAMVKKISPDVVICGPAFNYENFAEMSAVLAKKINSETNIKAFAAMSAENTEILENYKDDILIVKTPKKGGIGLNESLKNICKMAKKLAENEDILNLKEEICF, encoded by the coding sequence ATGAAAAATTTGACTAAAGTAGTTCTTATATTAGACCAAATACAAGCAGGGGCAGGCGGTAAAGAAAAAGCTAATATACCACCTGGAGGAAAAACTACTCCATTAGGACCTGGAGTAATGATGGAGAAATTTTTAAAAGAATATGATTCAAAAATAATAGCAAGTCTTTATTGTGGTGATGAATTTTTTATAAATAATGAAGAAGAAGTAAGTGCAAAAATGGTTGCTATGGTTAAAAAAATTAGTCCAGATGTAGTAATATGTGGACCGGCATTCAATTATGAAAATTTTGCTGAAATGTCAGCAGTTTTAGCAAAGAAGATTAATAGTGAAACAAATATAAAAGCATTTGCAGCAATGTCTGCTGAAAATACTGAAATTTTAGAAAATTATAAAGACGACATTTTAATAGTAAAGACACCTAAGAAAGGTGGAATAGGATTAAATGAATCTTTAAAAAATATTTGCAAAATGGCAAAAAAACTTGCTGAAAATGAAGATATATTGAATTTAAAAGAAGAAATTTGCTTTTAA
- a CDS encoding copper homeostasis protein CutC, whose protein sequence is MLEIIGMSVEDAIAIEKCGADRIELVSALTEGGLTPSFGLIESVVNKVKIPVNVMIRHHAKSFVYSDEDINIMIKDIEKVKEIGANGVVFGMLDEKNNIREEQLITLLEAAKGLDVTYHRAIDETDVIDSIKILSKYEYITNVLTSAGKGNIENNIEKIKEMKKNAGSINILLGGGLNFENIDRIKNLTNNKDFHFGTAIRVDKNPFGEIDETKLRKLVEIINN, encoded by the coding sequence ATGTTAGAAATAATTGGGATGAGTGTTGAAGATGCTATAGCTATTGAAAAATGTGGAGCTGATAGAATTGAACTTGTAAGTGCATTAACAGAGGGAGGTCTAACTCCAAGTTTTGGACTTATAGAATCAGTAGTAAATAAAGTTAAAATACCTGTAAATGTAATGATAAGGCACCATGCGAAAAGTTTTGTATATAGTGATGAAGATATAAATATAATGATAAAAGATATAGAAAAAGTAAAAGAAATAGGCGCTAATGGTGTGGTTTTTGGAATGTTAGATGAAAAAAATAATATAAGAGAAGAACAACTAATAACATTACTTGAAGCAGCTAAAGGATTAGATGTTACTTATCATAGAGCTATAGATGAAACCGATGTTATAGATTCAATAAAAATACTTAGTAAATATGAATATATAACTAATGTTTTAACTTCAGCTGGAAAAGGCAATATAGAAAATAACATAGAAAAAATAAAAGAGATGAAAAAAAATGCAGGCAGTATTAATATATTGCTAGGTGGAGGGTTAAATTTTGAAAATATAGATAGAATAAAAAATTTAACTAATAATAAAGATTTTCACTTTGGAACAGCCATAAGAGTTGATAAAAATCCATTTGGAGAAATCGATGAAACAAAATTAAGAAAGCTTGTTGAAATTATAAACAATTAA
- the celB gene encoding PTS cellobiose transporter subunit IIC → MNKFMSTLERLLMPMAEKIGKNKYLVAIRDGFLVSSPLLIVGSFFLLIANFPIPGWNEFWARFFGDNWASGLSHVTASTFDVMTILAIIGIAFSYAKQIKADAIQAAAVALVAFFIITPFTIPYTPEGMEIVYEVKGIPLGWMGSKGMFVGMITSFVSVAIFQWVVNKGWTIKMPEGVPPTVAKSFAALIPSAIIMIIFFLIKTGFELTPYGNIHEFIYQFLQMPLLKLGNTLTATVISYIFLHLFWFFGINGSSVVGAVYNPILKLLSAENLDAFQAGQELPNIITGQFQDMFATFGGGGSTLSLLIVMLIVCKSRRIRELGKLSLLPGIFGINEPIIFGLPIMLNPVLLIPFMFVPMFNQIVTYFCMDSGLVPLTNGVQIPWTTPIIFSGFLVSGWQASILQILLLVVGCFMYLPFIKMLDKQYLTEEQTNIEEEDDLSFDDLEF, encoded by the coding sequence ATGAATAAATTTATGTCAACTTTAGAAAGGTTACTTATGCCTATGGCTGAAAAAATAGGTAAAAACAAGTACCTTGTAGCAATTAGAGATGGATTCTTGGTATCATCTCCACTATTAATAGTAGGGTCGTTCTTCTTACTAATAGCGAACTTCCCAATACCAGGATGGAATGAGTTTTGGGCTAGATTTTTTGGAGATAATTGGGCTAGTGGTTTAAGTCATGTAACAGCTTCTACGTTTGATGTAATGACTATTCTTGCAATTATCGGGATAGCGTTTTCATATGCTAAACAAATTAAAGCAGATGCTATACAAGCTGCAGCAGTTGCTTTAGTTGCCTTTTTCATAATAACTCCATTTACAATACCATACACTCCGGAAGGAATGGAAATTGTATATGAAGTTAAAGGTATACCTCTAGGATGGATGGGGTCTAAAGGTATGTTTGTTGGTATGATAACTTCATTCGTATCAGTAGCTATATTCCAATGGGTTGTTAACAAAGGATGGACAATAAAAATGCCAGAAGGAGTTCCTCCTACTGTTGCAAAGTCATTCGCTGCATTAATACCAAGTGCTATAATAATGATAATATTCTTCTTAATAAAAACTGGGTTTGAGTTAACACCATATGGAAACATACATGAGTTTATATATCAGTTTTTACAAATGCCATTATTAAAACTAGGAAACACATTAACAGCTACAGTTATATCTTATATATTCTTGCATTTATTCTGGTTCTTTGGAATAAATGGATCAAGTGTTGTTGGAGCTGTTTATAATCCAATATTAAAATTATTATCTGCTGAAAACTTAGATGCATTCCAAGCTGGACAAGAATTACCAAATATAATAACTGGACAATTTCAGGATATGTTTGCCACTTTTGGAGGAGGGGGAAGTACACTTTCTCTATTAATAGTAATGTTAATTGTATGTAAGAGTAGACGTATAAGAGAATTAGGAAAATTGTCTTTATTACCAGGTATATTTGGAATAAATGAACCTATAATATTTGGATTACCTATAATGTTAAATCCAGTATTATTAATACCTTTTATGTTTGTTCCTATGTTTAATCAAATTGTAACATACTTCTGTATGGATTCTGGGTTAGTTCCATTAACTAATGGAGTTCAAATACCATGGACAACGCCTATTATATTTAGTGGATTTTTAGTAAGTGGATGGCAAGCATCTATTCTTCAGATACTACTATTAGTTGTAGGATGTTTTATGTACTTACCGTTTATAAAAATGTTAGATAAGCAATATTTAACAGAAGAACAAACTAATATTGAAGAAGAAGATGACTTATCATTTGATGATTTAGAATTTTAA
- a CDS encoding PTS lactose/cellobiose transporter subunit IIA: MNEKIFEISFGIIGHAGDAKSTAHEALSEAKDGNFEKARELLKEASETLNKAHRFQTELIQAEASGEKTEIGVVLVHSQDHLMTTMNFLQLAKEFVDMYEFIFKKIG, from the coding sequence ATGAATGAAAAAATATTTGAAATATCGTTTGGAATAATAGGACATGCAGGAGATGCTAAAAGTACTGCTCATGAAGCATTGTCTGAAGCTAAAGATGGAAATTTTGAAAAAGCTAGAGAACTTTTAAAAGAAGCTAGTGAGACATTAAATAAAGCTCATAGATTTCAAACAGAACTAATACAAGCAGAGGCTAGTGGAGAGAAGACTGAAATAGGAGTTGTATTAGTTCATTCTCAGGACCATTTAATGACTACTATGAACTTTTTACAATTAGCTAAAGAGTTTGTAGATATGTATGAATTTATATTTAAAAAAATAGGTTAG
- a CDS encoding N(4)-(beta-N-acetylglucosaminyl)-L-asparaginase: MWGIIATWRMAIEGVSESSQKLNEGMEAGDAIELAIKRVEDYPFYKSVGYGGLPNENCEVELDAAYMDGNTFSIGAVAGIRDFANPISIARKLSNEKVNCFLVGTGAEEYAHKNGFERKNMLTDRAKQHYNKRKKETLEQGLSPYVGHDTVGMVTLDKNGKMCAATSTSGLFMKKSGRVGDSPLSGSGFYVDSEVGGATATGLGEDLMKGCISYEIVRLMKEGFTPQQACDKAVNELDEQLIKRRGKAGDLSLVAMNNKGEWGVATNIPNFSFSVATKDHEPTVYVSNRIDGKSVHEVATQEWLAAYAARIKAPIE; encoded by the coding sequence ATGTGGGGAATAATTGCAACATGGAGAATGGCTATAGAAGGAGTAAGTGAAAGTTCACAAAAACTAAATGAAGGCATGGAGGCTGGAGATGCTATAGAATTAGCTATAAAAAGAGTAGAAGACTATCCTTTTTACAAGTCTGTAGGGTATGGAGGGCTTCCAAATGAAAATTGTGAGGTAGAACTTGATGCTGCATATATGGATGGAAATACATTTTCAATAGGAGCAGTAGCTGGAATAAGAGATTTCGCAAATCCAATATCAATAGCTAGAAAATTAAGTAATGAAAAAGTCAATTGCTTTTTAGTTGGGACGGGAGCAGAGGAATATGCCCATAAAAATGGATTTGAAAGGAAAAATATGCTGACAGATAGAGCAAAGCAGCATTATAACAAAAGAAAAAAAGAAACTTTAGAGCAAGGATTAAGCCCATATGTAGGGCATGATACAGTTGGGATGGTTACTTTGGATAAAAATGGGAAAATGTGTGCAGCTACGTCAACAAGTGGACTTTTCATGAAAAAAAGTGGTAGAGTAGGAGACTCGCCTTTATCTGGATCAGGGTTTTATGTAGATAGTGAAGTTGGTGGAGCAACAGCTACAGGTCTTGGTGAAGATCTTATGAAAGGGTGCATATCTTATGAAATAGTGAGGCTTATGAAGGAAGGTTTTACTCCTCAACAAGCTTGCGACAAAGCCGTGAATGAATTGGATGAACAACTTATAAAAAGAAGAGGAAAAGCTGGAGATTTATCACTAGTTGCTATGAACAATAAAGGTGAATGGGGAGTTGCAACGAATATACCTAATTTTAGTTTTTCAGTAGCAACTAAAGATCATGAGCCTACAGTTTATGTAAGCAACAGAATTGATGGTAAAAGTGTTCATGAGGTAGCTACACAAGAATGGTTGGCAGCATATGCAGCAAGAATAAAAGCACCTATAGAATAA
- a CDS encoding PTS lactose/cellobiose transporter subunit IIA — MNYQDKILKVIIHAGNAKSHIYEALHYAKKNDFKKSDEYMENANEEILEAQKIQTSLINKDKEGKNVEISMLLIHSQDHLMTCLSERNLVKEIIDLRKEIGANK, encoded by the coding sequence ATGAACTATCAAGATAAAATACTAAAGGTTATAATTCATGCAGGTAATGCAAAGTCACACATTTATGAAGCTTTACATTATGCCAAGAAAAATGACTTTAAAAAAAGTGACGAATACATGGAAAATGCAAATGAAGAAATTTTAGAAGCACAAAAAATTCAGACAAGTTTAATTAATAAGGATAAAGAGGGTAAAAATGTAGAAATAAGCATGTTATTAATACATTCTCAAGATCATTTAATGACTTGTCTAAGTGAAAGAAATCTAGTAAAAGAAATTATAGATTTAAGAAAAGAAATTGGGGCAAATAAATAA
- a CDS encoding N-acetylmuramoyl-L-alanine amidase → MSKRIDKFTKYIAAFGIISAATVVNVVPVSASPKDEAEFSTVMDKYKSEDVVVEDGVSLRKGETLDLSANPNWETSDNETVSIENGVVKPIGYGTVYLSQKIDGKVHVIEVYVPSETRGYNFAAMPKSNRNCYKVFIDPGHGGQDSGAVGNGNYEDELNLAVAKKVEQKLRSKGIEVKMSRYSDEFISLSDRAKMANQYAPDVFISIHQNSSDSMSANGTETYYHTRKGEYSHYAQNIQSSAINETGSRNRGIKSANFAVLRETNMPSALFESGFITNPTESANLANPNYQEKLADGIANGIERYLKDNIHTDGSGGEVINPDGDNQNSVNTGTITADRLNIRSGYGTNYSVIGTLTNGSKVEIVESQNGWYKIKYNGGYGYVSGDYVKV, encoded by the coding sequence TTGAGCAAAAGAATTGATAAATTTACTAAATATATAGCTGCTTTTGGAATAATATCTGCAGCAACTGTGGTAAACGTAGTACCTGTAAGTGCTAGTCCAAAAGATGAAGCAGAATTTTCAACTGTAATGGATAAATATAAGTCTGAAGATGTAGTAGTAGAAGATGGAGTATCTCTAAGAAAAGGAGAAACATTAGATTTATCAGCAAATCCAAACTGGGAAACGTCAGATAATGAAACTGTAAGTATTGAAAATGGTGTTGTAAAACCTATTGGATATGGAACTGTGTATTTAAGTCAAAAAATAGATGGGAAAGTACATGTTATAGAAGTATATGTGCCTAGTGAAACAAGAGGGTATAATTTTGCTGCAATGCCAAAATCTAATAGAAATTGCTATAAAGTGTTTATAGACCCAGGTCATGGGGGGCAAGACAGTGGAGCTGTAGGGAATGGAAATTATGAAGATGAATTAAACCTAGCTGTTGCTAAAAAAGTTGAACAAAAACTAAGATCTAAAGGGATTGAAGTTAAAATGAGTAGATATAGTGATGAGTTTATATCATTAAGTGATAGAGCTAAAATGGCAAATCAATATGCTCCAGATGTTTTTATATCTATACATCAAAATTCATCTGATTCAATGAGTGCAAATGGTACGGAGACTTATTACCACACAAGAAAAGGAGAGTATAGTCACTATGCTCAAAACATACAAAGTAGTGCAATAAATGAAACTGGATCTAGAAATCGAGGTATCAAAAGTGCAAATTTTGCTGTTTTAAGAGAAACAAATATGCCATCTGCATTATTTGAAAGTGGATTTATAACTAATCCTACAGAATCAGCTAATTTAGCAAATCCAAATTATCAAGAAAAACTAGCTGATGGAATTGCTAATGGAATTGAGAGATATTTAAAAGATAATATACATACTGATGGATCTGGAGGAGAAGTAATTAATCCCGATGGAGACAATCAAAATTCTGTTAATACCGGAACCATAACAGCAGATAGGTTAAATATAAGAAGTGGATATGGAACAAACTACTCAGTAATAGGAACATTAACAAATGGGTCGAAAGTAGAAATAGTAGAAAGTCAAAATGGATGGTATA
- the pepV gene encoding dipeptidase PepV, protein MDILNNQIDELKNNLINDIIDIVKIPSVEGEPTNGYPFGENVDKALKKALEISKKLGFKTKNLDGYMGYAELGEGEEYIGILGHLDVVPEGTGWSYDPYGGTIDNGKIYGRGVLDNKGPIISALYGLKAVQNSGLKLNKKVRIIFGTNEETGFNDIPYYLSKEKPPIMGFTPDCKYPVVYGERGIGKLSISKEIDLKGLKIYGDFKSNVVPDKCKIDIPVEYIHEDIICYLEEKAINLNIKINDNLNIKMDEKFISIEVKGKQAPANAPQLGENAITYMIEYLINENLIKDEELNSFLKFINEYFHNEYYGEKINIDFEDELTGKLYLNPYELKYENNRITLMFSVRYPMTCTMDYILSKIKVNLEYKLSLKVESNFNPVNFDKNSYLVRSLQNAYERVTGLDGTPTTTSGGTYAKVMPNIVPFGPSFPGQKGIAHNSDEYMDIDDIILNAKIFANAIYELAKEEKC, encoded by the coding sequence ATGGATATCTTAAATAATCAAATTGACGAATTAAAAAATAACTTAATAAATGATATTATAGATATAGTAAAAATACCAAGTGTTGAAGGAGAGCCAACTAATGGATATCCTTTTGGTGAAAATGTTGATAAAGCTTTAAAAAAGGCTTTAGAGATTTCTAAAAAATTAGGATTTAAAACTAAAAATTTAGACGGATATATGGGGTATGCTGAATTAGGTGAAGGTGAGGAATATATAGGAATACTGGGACATTTAGATGTGGTTCCAGAAGGAACTGGATGGAGTTATGACCCTTATGGCGGAACTATAGATAACGGAAAAATTTATGGAAGAGGAGTATTAGATAATAAAGGACCTATAATAAGTGCCTTATATGGATTGAAAGCAGTTCAAAATTCAGGGTTAAAGTTAAATAAGAAAGTTAGAATAATCTTTGGTACAAATGAAGAAACTGGTTTTAATGATATACCATATTATTTAAGTAAAGAAAAACCACCTATAATGGGGTTTACTCCAGATTGTAAGTATCCTGTTGTATATGGAGAACGAGGTATTGGAAAATTAAGCATAAGTAAAGAAATAGATTTAAAGGGGCTTAAGATTTATGGAGATTTTAAATCAAATGTTGTACCTGATAAATGCAAAATAGACATTCCTGTTGAATACATACATGAAGATATAATATGCTATTTAGAAGAAAAGGCTATAAATTTAAATATAAAAATAAATGACAATTTAAATATAAAAATGGATGAAAAGTTTATATCTATTGAAGTTAAAGGAAAACAAGCTCCAGCAAATGCGCCTCAATTAGGTGAAAATGCAATTACTTATATGATTGAATATTTAATAAATGAAAATCTTATAAAGGATGAAGAGTTAAATTCATTTTTAAAATTTATAAATGAGTACTTTCATAATGAGTATTATGGTGAAAAAATAAACATAGATTTTGAGGATGAATTAACAGGAAAGTTATATTTAAATCCTTATGAATTAAAATATGAAAATAACAGAATAACTTTGATGTTTAGTGTAAGATATCCTATGACTTGTACTATGGATTATATATTAAGTAAGATAAAAGTTAATCTAGAATATAAGTTAAGTTTAAAAGTAGAAAGCAACTTTAACCCTGTTAATTTTGATAAAAATTCGTATTTAGTAAGAAGTTTACAAAATGCATATGAAAGAGTTACTGGATTAGACGGTACACCAACTACTACAAGTGGTGGAACCTATGCTAAGGTTATGCCAAATATTGTGCCTTTTGGACCTTCATTTCCAGGACAAAAAGGAATAGCACATAATAGTGATGAATACATGGATATAGATGATATAATCTTAAATGCCAAAATATTTGCAAATGCTATATATGAATTAGCAAAGGAGGAAAAATGTTAG